In Oncorhynchus keta strain PuntledgeMale-10-30-2019 chromosome 19, Oket_V2, whole genome shotgun sequence, a single genomic region encodes these proteins:
- the LOC127909387 gene encoding golgin subfamily A member 6-like protein 2 isoform X3, translating into MEIDWKEKLTRERQQLEDVKEEIQKEKEAFERKKGLTMKERDEFDLMKSETQGQLEEIEQNKQDIRVEKEKLDQIKAEFERRSEDVNQVMDETRRERGKVEELAIQTQQQREEMVGFMEKNKQKQNELELMNDKIEREKQDIEERRDVLTKEREELEQMRSEIQQQREETESHMEDQRKEKEHLEQMTTDMKKQLLEVDNDKEMIESSMGELRVKEAEMVREKDNMDDKMARLKEEEDRMREEIGKKMDILKQESCEIKRLRDEIDSEKDQLNAKLLELEKMREELDREKKEVKDRKDETLKEKDQLERGDVR; encoded by the exons ATGGAAATAGACTGGAAGGAAAAGCTCACGAGGGAAAGACAACAACTTGAAGACGTAAAGGAGGAGATACAGAAGGAAAAAGAAGCCTTTGAGAGAAAGAAGGGCTTGACCATGAAAGAAAGAGATGAGTTTGATCTGATGAAGTCTGAAACACAGGGACAATTGGAGGaaatagaacaaaacaaacaagacATTCGTGTGGAGAAGGAAAAGCTGGATCAGATCAAAGCTGAGTTCGAAAGACGGTCTGAAGACGTAAATCAGGTCATGGACGAGACAAGACGGGAGAGGGGGAAGGTTGAAGAACTGGCTATCCAAACTCAACAACAAAGAGAAGAAATGGTGGGTTTTATGGAAAAGAACAAACAAAAGCAGAACGAACTGGAACTCATGAATGACAagattgaaagagagaaacaagacaTTGAAGAAAGGCGGGATGTgctaacaaaggagagagaggagctggaacAAATGAGGAGTGAGAtacagcaacagagagaggagacagaatctCACATGGAAGACCAAAGGAAAGAGAAAGAACATTTGGAACAAATGACGACGGACATGAAAAAACAGTTGCTAGAG GTGGACAATGACAAGGAAATGATAGAAAGCTCAATGGGTGAACTGAGAGTTAAAGAGGCAGAAATGGTGAGAGAAAAAGACAACATGGATGACAAGATGGCTAGGCTcaaagaggaagaggatagaatGCGGGAAGAAATAGGAAAGAAGATGGACATCTTAAAGCAGGAAAGTTGTGAAATCAAAAGACTTAGAGATGAAATTGACAGTGAAAAGGACCAGCTGAATGCAAAATTGCTTGAGTTGGAAAAAATGCGTGAAGAACTCgatagagagaagaaggaagTGAAAGACAGGAAGGATGAAACACTGAAAGAGAAAGATCAGTTGGAAAGAGGCGATGTAAGATAA